Genomic DNA from Bacteroidota bacterium:
AGTGATTATTTAGATATCATTTCGCTTCCACATTACGAACACAGTATCGCTGTAGCATTTCTTCAATACATTCAAGAAATTAAACCCTCCAATACCCAATTGGTTCTCGTCGACGTCAGAGCTGATAGCAATTTGTATCTGTATTTTCTACCAATATTGAGGAAAAGTGATTTATCTTTTAAAATTTTAGAAGCCGACAAAAGCCCTTATATAGTTACACCTGATTCATTTGATGATTTTCTCAAAAGCCGTTCTAGCAGCGTTCGACGAAGACTTCAGCAATCATGGAAAGAAGTAGGAGAAAAATCGCTTTTCACACTTAATGATGAAAAAGATGCCAACGACTTAGATACTGCAATAGGCAATATTAAACGGTTGCATCAAAATCGATGGAATTTCTTAGGTTATCCAGGTTTTTTTGGCGATCCACGTTATGAAAAATTTTTTGAAAAAGTTCTACAATTATTTTTTCAAAGGGGCTGGTTGTGGTGTAAAACCATAATGGCTGGCGATAGATGCCTCGCTGGACGTCTGGCATTCAGGTATAAAGGTGAATATTACGATTACCTTTCAGGTATCGACGATAAAGCACCTGAAATGAAACGAAGACCCGGACTTGTACTATTACTTGCCATGATTCAAGATTCTATAATGGAAAAGGCATCTGTGATTGACTTACTTAGAGGTGAAGAATCTTATAAAAAAGATTTTACCGTAAATATGATTTCTAATTGGAATGTATTAATAACTCTTGATAATAAAAATAATCGGTTTAAATCAATTTTTTTGAACTTATTTCTGGGTTTAAAGTTTTTAGCTTTTTTAATTGACCGTGAATGTAAACTATTTAAAGTAACACATAATTATAAACGCTTCCCGATTTCAATAATATTTTTTATAAAATTTCGAACACAATCTTTCATAAATAAAATCAAGGAATTATTAAACAAGAAAAGGACTAAATAAATTATGAAAGTATTGACACTTGTTTCTTTAGGAATGGGCAGACCCGATCGCGCGACGCTTTTGGAAAAAGAGGCAACAGATAAGTACCCTCGTGTATCGTTGTATGAACAGATCTTAAACTCGGACATGCTTGATGAAAAATATTTAGAAAAAATTCCTGTTTGGCGAAAACTATTATATAAACCATTTCCGATCTTCATAAAACAGGTATTTG
This window encodes:
- a CDS encoding GNAT family N-acetyltransferase, which encodes MKNPHTTINSNHSFIQHQMEDASKAKNLKLRFVTSEEEFYALQSEWDNLIQQTNAKIYQTFEWLSNWWRFYGDKKIDKLHCLLFYHNEILVGIAPLYIRHKYFLGYNFYRRIYFLGGDTSVGTSFGLFCDGGPSDYLDIISLPHYEHSIAVAFLQYIQEIKPSNTQLVLVDVRADSNLYLYFLPILRKSDLSFKILEADKSPYIVTPDSFDDFLKSRSSSVRRRLQQSWKEVGEKSLFTLNDEKDANDLDTAIGNIKRLHQNRWNFLGYPGFFGDPRYEKFFEKVLQLFFQRGWLWCKTIMAGDRCLAGRLAFRYKGEYYDYLSGIDDKAPEMKRRPGLVLLLAMIQDSIMEKASVIDLLRGEESYKKDFTVNMISNWNVLITLDNKNNRFKSIFLNLFLGLKFLAFLIDRECKLFKVTHNYKRFPISIIFFIKFRTQSFINKIKELLNKKRTK